The following coding sequences lie in one Treponema socranskii subsp. buccale genomic window:
- the recQ gene encoding DNA helicase RecQ: MVHNAGAADFVGAEPERVLKAVFGYDSFRPFQKEIIASVLAGKDTLAVMPTGGGKSLCCQIPALIFDGLTIVVSPLIALMQDQVSALAENGVSAVFLNSTLEWDDYRKASDDIRSGKIKLVYVSPEGLATERLKDLFCSDGVKVSCVTIDEAHCISEWGHDFRPDYLELASVRHLFSDAVCLALTATATASVRADIIKNLGMKRCEVFVASFNRKNIFLEVQPKRNALGQVVHFIKNHPDESGIVYCFSRREVDDLTHSLCDMGFSALNYHAGLSDAERTSHQQSFIRDKALIMVATVAFGMGIDKPNVRFVIHYSVPKSVEQYYQEIGRAGRDGLPAHALLLYGAEDVRKIRWFFDESADRKKSERLLQSMISYASSKTCLRRFLLSYFGEESVSRDAFSCCSVCAAGELPSVDVTLPSQKLLSCILRTRERFGASYVIDVLTGSRAKRIAENGHDSISTWGIGKDFPKRDWFALAEALVDAGYLHKSEDYRVLSLSQKAKRALALREKIELPISPGVFEAEEARHIAVKSESSSFGSASFDFPRKAAKKSLPSKIVDQSDGDALRIARELKVWRKKIAEKENVPPYVIFGDRTIADIAAKKPVNDVELSRVYGIGSVKADRFGSAIIRIVNNV; this comes from the coding sequence ATGGTACACAACGCGGGTGCGGCCGATTTTGTCGGTGCGGAGCCGGAGCGGGTGCTGAAAGCCGTTTTTGGTTACGATTCTTTTCGGCCCTTTCAAAAAGAGATTATCGCGTCGGTGCTCGCCGGAAAGGATACGCTCGCCGTTATGCCGACCGGCGGCGGCAAATCGCTGTGCTGCCAAATTCCCGCGCTCATCTTCGACGGCCTGACGATCGTCGTTTCTCCGCTCATCGCGCTTATGCAGGATCAAGTGTCCGCCCTTGCCGAAAACGGTGTCAGCGCCGTGTTTTTAAACAGCACGCTCGAATGGGACGACTATCGAAAAGCTTCGGACGATATCCGTTCGGGAAAGATAAAACTCGTTTACGTTTCGCCCGAAGGTCTTGCGACGGAGCGCTTAAAAGATTTGTTTTGTTCCGACGGCGTTAAAGTGAGCTGCGTTACGATCGACGAAGCGCACTGCATCAGCGAGTGGGGACACGATTTTCGTCCCGACTATCTCGAACTCGCTTCCGTGCGGCATCTCTTTTCCGATGCCGTGTGTCTTGCGCTGACGGCGACCGCAACGGCTTCCGTGCGAGCCGATATTATTAAAAATCTCGGCATGAAACGATGCGAAGTTTTTGTCGCGAGTTTTAACCGCAAAAATATTTTTCTTGAAGTGCAGCCCAAGCGGAACGCGCTCGGTCAAGTCGTACATTTTATTAAAAATCATCCGGATGAAAGCGGTATCGTCTATTGTTTTTCGAGGCGTGAAGTCGATGACCTTACGCACTCTCTTTGCGATATGGGATTTTCCGCGCTGAATTATCACGCGGGTTTGAGCGACGCCGAACGCACATCGCATCAGCAATCGTTTATCCGCGACAAAGCGCTCATCATGGTTGCAACCGTCGCATTCGGTATGGGAATCGATAAGCCGAATGTGCGCTTTGTCATCCATTATTCCGTTCCGAAATCCGTCGAACAATATTATCAGGAGATCGGCAGGGCGGGGCGCGACGGACTTCCTGCTCACGCGCTGCTCTTATACGGCGCGGAAGACGTACGGAAGATCCGCTGGTTTTTCGACGAGAGCGCCGACCGCAAAAAATCGGAACGGCTTTTGCAAAGCATGATTTCTTATGCTTCGTCAAAGACATGTCTCCGACGGTTTTTGCTTTCCTATTTCGGCGAAGAAAGCGTAAGTCGGGATGCTTTTTCATGCTGCAGCGTTTGCGCGGCAGGGGAGCTTCCGTCGGTCGATGTGACGCTTCCTTCACAAAAGCTTCTTTCGTGTATTCTCCGTACGCGGGAGCGATTCGGCGCGTCCTACGTCATCGATGTGCTTACGGGTTCTCGTGCCAAACGCATTGCGGAAAACGGTCACGATTCGATTTCGACGTGGGGTATCGGAAAGGACTTTCCGAAGCGCGATTGGTTTGCGCTTGCCGAAGCGCTTGTCGATGCGGGTTATCTTCATAAATCCGAAGACTACCGAGTGCTTTCTCTTTCGCAAAAGGCAAAGCGTGCTTTGGCTTTGCGTGAAAAAATCGAACTGCCGATTTCTCCCGGAGTTTTCGAAGCGGAAGAAGCTCGGCATATTGCCGTAAAATCCGAGTCATCATCTTTCGGATCCGCTTCATTCGATTTTCCGCGCAAAGCTGCAAAAAAATCGCTTCCGTCAAAAATCGTCGATCAAAGCGACGGAGATGCGCTCCGCATCGCGCGGGAACTCAAAGTGTGGCGTAAAAAAATCGCCGAAAAAGAAAACGTGCCGCCGTACGTCATATTCGGAGATCGGACGATTGCCGACATTGCGGCCAAAAAGCCGGTAAACGACGTGGAACTTTCCCGCGTATACGGCATCGGTTCGGTAAAAGCAGATCGTTTCGGAAGCGCGATTATACGCATCGTAAACAATGTGTAA
- a CDS encoding PHP domain-containing protein — protein sequence MIDLHTHSNASDGQYRPAELVEKACESGISAFALTDHDTIAGLSEAAAEAEKRHITFIRGIEIFVEWPTGEFHLLGLGFTHISPSLAELVDFLQTKRTERNLHIIEKMREEGIDASYDELCSLFPDSSIGRPHFAEYLKYKNIVKDNREAFEKYLGKGRPFYAERTGANLDEAIQAIVDSGGVPVIAHPLSLYVSWGHLRTIVEDIHSRGVEGLEAYHPGASGHDCKRLESLAREHGMFVTAGSDFHGEKIRADRKLGYTADGKKIDARFYYEELLPHLAK from the coding sequence ATGATTGATTTACATACTCACAGCAATGCATCCGACGGTCAATACCGCCCTGCCGAACTTGTCGAAAAGGCGTGTGAAAGCGGCATTTCCGCTTTTGCGCTGACGGATCACGATACGATAGCGGGGCTTTCCGAAGCTGCAGCCGAAGCCGAAAAACGGCATATTACCTTTATACGAGGCATCGAAATTTTCGTCGAATGGCCGACCGGCGAATTCCACTTGCTCGGACTCGGTTTTACGCATATTTCGCCGTCGTTGGCGGAGCTCGTCGATTTTTTGCAAACAAAACGTACCGAACGGAATCTGCACATAATCGAAAAGATGCGCGAAGAAGGTATCGACGCGTCGTACGACGAGCTGTGCTCCCTTTTCCCCGACAGTTCCATAGGCAGGCCGCACTTTGCCGAATACCTCAAGTACAAAAATATCGTAAAGGATAATCGGGAGGCGTTTGAAAAATACCTCGGTAAAGGCAGACCCTTTTATGCCGAGCGTACGGGCGCGAATCTCGACGAAGCGATACAGGCGATCGTCGATTCGGGCGGCGTGCCGGTTATCGCGCATCCGCTGTCGCTCTACGTGTCATGGGGACATCTCAGGACTATTGTGGAAGACATTCACTCGCGCGGCGTCGAAGGGCTTGAAGCCTATCATCCGGGGGCGAGCGGTCACGACTGCAAGCGTCTCGAATCGCTTGCGCGCGAGCACGGCATGTTCGTCACTGCGGGAAGCGATTTTCACGGCGAAAAAATCCGCGCCGACAGAAAACTCGGTTATACCGCCGACGGTAAAAAAATAGACGCCCGATTTTATTACGAAGAGCTGCTTCCGCATTTGGCAAAGTAA
- a CDS encoding DUF438 domain-containing protein, which yields MENMMHYLKDIDKEKLKTVLEIKEAYNGGRMSLEEAKRILKEKVKKLTPAEIAVAEQELKEFEDDECRKENIQSMLVLFEDIMDTSRPDLPADHPIMCYYRENDALLKIMLEIEDLVQYPLIKNQWLEIYDKLAQYRLHFSRKQNQLYSMLERKGFDRPTTTMWTLDDFIRDEIKDARTLLEEGKDDAFLAMQPTIVADVRDLISKENTILYPTSLAMLTPKEFEDMKIGDREIGFAWIDVNSSSAKSGAAASSNGSCADAKTSAGESGDFASDLAKLLQKHGYAAPAGEEFDVTTGRLTLDQINLIYKHMPVDISYVDENEIVRFYTDTEHRVFPRSKNVIGRDVKNCHPKASVHIVEEIIKKFRSGEENEAEFWINKPGLFIYITYIAVRDADGRFRGVLEMMQDCTHIRSLEGSQTLLTWSSGKKESGYAADTASGSNAADAESLPKADGSSKKESAGDKGASPEHSSENGDMANSSASTTGAKLFPLKGETKLSDLLASYPWLKAELPSINPAFKMLQTPLARIMIPKATVSMMSERSQMPMDELIAAIEAKIKAHDGK from the coding sequence ATGGAAAATATGATGCACTATCTTAAAGATATCGATAAAGAAAAACTGAAGACGGTTTTGGAAATAAAAGAAGCGTACAACGGCGGTCGCATGAGCCTTGAAGAGGCAAAGCGGATTTTAAAAGAAAAAGTAAAAAAGCTTACGCCTGCGGAAATCGCCGTTGCCGAGCAGGAGCTTAAAGAATTCGAAGACGACGAATGCCGCAAAGAAAACATCCAAAGCATGCTCGTCCTTTTTGAAGATATCATGGACACATCCCGTCCCGATCTGCCGGCCGACCATCCGATCATGTGCTACTACCGCGAAAACGATGCGCTTTTAAAAATCATGCTTGAAATCGAAGATTTGGTTCAGTACCCGCTCATCAAAAATCAATGGCTCGAAATCTACGATAAGCTTGCGCAGTATCGTCTGCACTTTTCCCGCAAGCAAAATCAACTGTATTCAATGCTCGAGCGTAAAGGCTTCGACCGCCCGACGACGACGATGTGGACACTCGATGATTTTATCCGCGACGAGATAAAAGACGCGCGCACGCTTTTGGAAGAGGGCAAAGACGATGCCTTTCTCGCAATGCAGCCGACGATCGTCGCCGACGTGCGCGATTTGATTTCCAAAGAAAACACGATTTTGTATCCGACCTCTCTTGCGATGCTCACTCCGAAAGAATTCGAAGATATGAAAATCGGCGACAGAGAAATCGGTTTTGCGTGGATCGATGTAAACTCAAGTTCCGCAAAAAGTGGAGCGGCTGCTTCTTCGAACGGCAGCTGTGCGGATGCGAAAACTTCGGCCGGCGAAAGCGGCGATTTTGCAAGCGACCTTGCAAAGCTTTTGCAAAAACACGGTTACGCAGCTCCCGCCGGCGAAGAATTCGACGTTACGACGGGACGCTTGACGCTCGATCAAATCAATTTGATCTATAAACACATGCCGGTCGATATTTCCTACGTCGACGAAAATGAAATCGTCCGCTTTTACACCGATACCGAACACCGCGTGTTTCCGCGCAGCAAAAACGTTATCGGCCGCGACGTAAAAAATTGTCATCCGAAAGCGAGCGTTCACATCGTCGAAGAAATTATTAAAAAATTCAGAAGCGGTGAAGAGAACGAAGCGGAGTTTTGGATAAATAAGCCCGGTCTTTTTATCTATATTACGTATATCGCGGTGCGCGATGCCGACGGGCGTTTCCGCGGCGTTTTGGAGATGATGCAGGACTGCACCCATATCAGGAGCCTCGAAGGCTCGCAGACGCTTTTGACGTGGAGCAGCGGCAAAAAAGAGAGCGGTTATGCAGCCGACACCGCTTCGGGAAGCAATGCAGCGGATGCGGAAAGCTTGCCGAAAGCGGACGGCTCTTCAAAAAAAGAAAGCGCCGGAGACAAGGGCGCTTCACCGGAACATTCTTCGGAAAACGGGGATATGGCAAATTCTTCGGCAAGTACGACCGGTGCAAAGCTCTTCCCGCTCAAAGGCGAAACGAAGCTTTCGGATTTGCTTGCATCCTACCCGTGGTTGAAAGCCGAACTTCCGTCGATCAATCCCGCATTTAAAATGCTTCAGACTCCGCTCGCCCGCATCATGATCCCGAAAGCGACTGTTTCTATGATGAGCGAGCGCAGTCAGATGCCGATGGACGAATTGATCGCGGCGATCGAAGCGAAGATAAAAGCTCACGACGGAAAATAA
- a CDS encoding YifB family Mg chelatase-like AAA ATPase, with translation MQIFSFSPFGYEGALVTVEVDIRRGIPAVDIVGLADGAVKESRERMRAAVQNSGFEFPPERVLVSLSPADMRKEGAGFDLAIALAVLQARSGKDSFSDSPSVLVMGELELSGNVRGVRAVHAAASTAAASGIFKCIVPLANADEAREVHGMKVYGAASLEDAFSALASDEVFTERSLSNQSAFVPEHCVETDGVLFPPVTEGFEFADVAGQIFFVRGLQIAAAGGHNLIAIGAPGCGKTMALQKFQTLLPLLTVEEAQPVTRIYSIAGLMRGNEPLVRIAPFRQPHQTATIEGMCGGGARCIPGEISLAHNGVLFLDEAAEFRSSVLQMLRVPIESGRITLARAGRSTVYPASFQLLMAANPCPCGNFGSKSKLCLCSARAVETYWNKFSAPLLDRIDMCIFVDNEGISHDAARTTTAELRTEIARAVKTQRKRQGKKNAKLLPEEIARCCPMSADGRKSLDNAAMRCGFSPRAVSSSIKVARTIADMAGCTVIQEAHVKEAVQYRKACTGFLPENVDG, from the coding sequence ATGCAGATTTTTTCGTTTTCGCCGTTCGGGTACGAAGGTGCGCTCGTTACGGTTGAAGTGGATATCCGGCGCGGCATTCCCGCGGTCGATATCGTAGGTCTTGCGGACGGCGCGGTAAAAGAATCGCGCGAGCGCATGCGGGCAGCCGTGCAGAATTCCGGTTTCGAGTTTCCGCCGGAGCGCGTGCTCGTCAGTTTATCGCCTGCGGATATGCGGAAAGAAGGCGCAGGCTTCGATTTGGCGATTGCGCTCGCCGTCCTCCAAGCGCGAAGCGGAAAAGATTCGTTTTCCGATTCGCCTTCCGTCCTCGTTATGGGAGAACTCGAGCTTTCGGGAAATGTGCGCGGCGTACGCGCCGTCCACGCTGCCGCTTCTACCGCTGCAGCCTCAGGTATTTTTAAATGCATCGTACCGCTTGCGAATGCCGACGAAGCGCGCGAAGTGCACGGTATGAAAGTGTACGGTGCGGCATCTCTCGAAGATGCGTTTTCCGCGCTCGCTTCGGACGAAGTTTTTACCGAGAGAAGCCTGTCGAATCAAAGCGCCTTTGTGCCGGAACACTGCGTCGAAACGGATGGCGTACTCTTTCCGCCCGTTACGGAAGGTTTCGAATTCGCCGATGTGGCGGGGCAAATTTTTTTTGTGCGGGGTTTGCAAATTGCGGCGGCCGGCGGACACAACCTCATTGCGATCGGCGCTCCCGGCTGCGGCAAAACGATGGCGCTGCAAAAATTTCAAACACTGCTCCCGCTGCTTACCGTCGAAGAAGCGCAGCCCGTCACGCGCATCTATTCGATTGCAGGACTCATGCGCGGAAACGAACCTCTCGTCAGAATCGCTCCGTTTCGTCAGCCGCATCAAACCGCAACGATCGAAGGCATGTGCGGAGGCGGTGCACGCTGTATACCCGGAGAAATATCGCTTGCGCACAACGGCGTGCTCTTTCTCGACGAAGCCGCCGAATTCCGTTCGTCGGTTTTGCAGATGCTCCGCGTACCGATCGAAAGCGGACGCATCACGCTTGCTCGCGCCGGCCGATCGACGGTTTATCCCGCGTCGTTTCAGCTGCTCATGGCGGCGAACCCCTGTCCCTGCGGAAACTTCGGATCGAAATCGAAACTCTGTCTGTGCAGCGCCCGTGCCGTCGAAACCTATTGGAATAAATTCTCAGCGCCTCTTTTAGACCGCATCGATATGTGCATTTTCGTCGACAACGAAGGGATCTCGCATGACGCCGCGCGGACGACGACCGCCGAATTGCGAACGGAAATCGCGCGTGCGGTAAAGACGCAGCGGAAGCGGCAGGGTAAAAAAAACGCAAAGCTTTTGCCGGAAGAAATTGCGCGATGCTGTCCGATGAGCGCCGACGGGCGAAAGTCGCTCGACAACGCGGCGATGCGTTGCGGATTTTCTCCGCGCGCCGTTTCAAGTTCCATAAAAGTCGCGCGTACGATAGCCGATATGGCAGGCTGTACCGTCATACAGGAAGCGCACGTAAAAGAAGCCGTACAATATCGAAAAGCATGCACGGGCTTTTTGCCGGAAAATGTCGACGGGTAG
- a CDS encoding Crp/Fnr family transcriptional regulator, translated as MPKAMQYTKGSIVYFEGDKDERIFILQKGILVLTTTDVETHQPVTEQVKNGEFFGVKSALGRFPREETATALTDCVSIALTIQEFEQIFSSNKEIIMKMLRVFSNQLRLIHKKTEAILNNVPEDQQTGMIAVAKSFYNDEEYLSCCDICVKFLSLYPNTAKKDEVAKLYADAKLRNTKIKEKIKSSDTTEEDEEASGALKQFALPAFKRFAKQYKPGNVIISEFEPGNSFYLIQSGRVQLVKCVNGAKKNLDIMKPGEFFGEMAILDNSPRSATCVAIGNVECLEFNKENFQLLIMGNPQIAIILLKLFCKRIYDQRRRLRTLAIKDVQARIADVFLMFDEMNPSVNANDRQRKFNVSAADVAHWAGLSPEATRDEINKFVEKRKIEVYDNYIIVDNIADMKRIVDTRSGLSEQK; from the coding sequence ATGCCTAAAGCGATGCAATATACAAAAGGATCGATCGTTTACTTTGAAGGGGATAAAGACGAACGGATTTTTATCCTGCAAAAAGGTATTCTCGTCCTTACAACGACGGATGTGGAAACTCATCAGCCCGTTACCGAGCAGGTAAAAAACGGCGAGTTCTTCGGTGTCAAATCCGCACTCGGCCGTTTTCCGCGCGAAGAAACCGCAACCGCGCTTACCGACTGCGTTTCGATCGCTTTAACCATACAGGAATTCGAACAGATATTCAGCAGCAACAAAGAGATCATCATGAAGATGCTCCGCGTCTTTTCAAATCAGCTGCGCCTCATTCATAAAAAAACCGAAGCGATTCTCAACAACGTTCCCGAAGATCAGCAGACAGGTATGATCGCCGTTGCAAAAAGTTTTTACAACGACGAAGAGTATCTTTCGTGCTGCGACATCTGCGTTAAATTTTTATCGCTCTATCCGAACACTGCGAAAAAAGACGAAGTTGCAAAATTATATGCCGATGCAAAACTGCGCAACACAAAGATAAAAGAAAAAATAAAAAGCAGCGATACAACCGAAGAAGACGAAGAAGCTTCAGGTGCGCTGAAGCAGTTTGCACTTCCCGCTTTCAAACGTTTTGCAAAGCAGTATAAACCGGGCAATGTCATCATCAGCGAATTCGAACCGGGCAACAGTTTTTATCTTATTCAGTCGGGACGCGTACAGCTCGTCAAATGCGTAAACGGCGCAAAGAAAAATCTGGACATCATGAAGCCCGGTGAATTTTTCGGAGAGATGGCCATCCTCGACAATTCTCCGCGTTCTGCAACTTGCGTCGCGATCGGCAACGTCGAATGCCTCGAATTCAACAAAGAAAATTTCCAACTGCTCATCATGGGTAATCCTCAGATCGCGATCATCCTATTGAAGCTTTTTTGCAAACGCATCTACGACCAACGACGCCGTTTGCGTACGCTTGCGATCAAAGACGTACAGGCCCGAATCGCAGACGTCTTTCTCATGTTCGACGAAATGAATCCCTCGGTAAACGCGAACGACCGGCAACGGAAGTTCAACGTGTCGGCGGCGGACGTGGCGCATTGGGCGGGACTGTCGCCGGAAGCGACGCGCGATGAAATCAACAAATTCGTCGAAAAACGAAAAATCGAAGTGTACGACAACTATATCATCGTAGACAATATCGCCGATATGAAGCGTATCGTCGACACGAGAAGCGGTCTTTCGGAACAAAAGTAA
- a CDS encoding FAD-dependent oxidoreductase: MQKKLLSFALAAFAAAGLISCGGKSIKNGTYTSSVQGMNDAVEVSVTIADKKIADVQVTKNSETPGIGSPLMDANGTVLTAGGMAPTELIPAEIVKHQSVNVDVVTGATITSAAIKAAVSNCLKDAKANPSDWNAKPEAAAAPENASADVVVVGGGGAGLAAAIAAGQQNKSVIIVEKNGEVGGDTLVCGAIYNTPDEALQKKVTMGDAVKRTIETALAEASKNGEHAALQAQVRSQWNAYKSSGRTDLFDSKEWFALQTWNGGDKVGNLNLVKVLCYNAYDGLGWIDDLGMSFSDVISQGAGSLWQRTHTSMMKMGTGFISTYVENIAKMNNITVMVETTGKSLVKDGDRVTGVVCADRNGNEFTLSAKDGVILATGGFAANGAMVQKYNTSGKWQDLSKVATTNRFSCSQGDGIEMAVAAGASLTDMEQLQLLYLGNLKDGQLTKYPPRDVNGTDQIIFINKEGKRFTNEGGRRDNICLAVFAQPDKVFYMLESGDGDKYKDIKDPDWRSADGFTFDYLESNGYIYEGDTLEELAGKLGMNAATLQATIDTFNASVDSGRDEFGRTLYSTKLTKGPWVATPRQACVHHTMGGVTIDTNCRVIGTNGKVIPGLYAAGEITGGIHGANRLGGNAVVDTVVFGKLAGDTVIADAR; this comes from the coding sequence ATGCAAAAAAAATTACTTTCATTTGCATTGGCTGCATTTGCAGCTGCGGGGTTGATTTCCTGCGGCGGTAAATCGATTAAAAACGGAACCTATACTTCGTCCGTACAAGGTATGAATGACGCTGTCGAAGTATCCGTTACGATTGCAGACAAAAAGATCGCGGACGTACAGGTTACGAAAAACTCGGAAACACCGGGCATCGGCAGTCCGCTCATGGATGCGAACGGTACGGTTTTGACGGCCGGAGGAATGGCTCCTACCGAATTGATCCCCGCCGAAATCGTAAAGCATCAGTCGGTCAACGTCGATGTCGTGACGGGTGCGACGATTACGTCGGCTGCGATTAAAGCTGCGGTATCGAACTGTCTGAAAGATGCGAAAGCGAATCCTTCCGATTGGAATGCGAAACCGGAAGCTGCAGCCGCTCCGGAAAATGCGAGTGCCGATGTCGTTGTTGTCGGCGGCGGCGGAGCGGGGCTTGCGGCGGCTATCGCAGCGGGACAGCAGAATAAATCGGTTATCATCGTAGAAAAGAACGGCGAAGTCGGCGGCGACACGCTCGTGTGCGGCGCGATCTACAATACGCCCGACGAAGCGCTTCAGAAAAAAGTGACGATGGGCGACGCGGTAAAACGCACGATCGAAACGGCTCTCGCTGAAGCTTCGAAAAACGGCGAACACGCCGCTCTTCAGGCGCAAGTGCGCTCGCAGTGGAACGCGTACAAATCGAGCGGCAGGACCGACCTCTTCGACTCGAAAGAATGGTTTGCGCTGCAGACCTGGAACGGCGGCGATAAAGTCGGTAATTTAAATCTCGTCAAAGTATTGTGCTATAACGCATACGACGGGCTCGGTTGGATCGACGATTTGGGCATGAGCTTTTCCGACGTCATCAGCCAGGGAGCGGGTTCTCTGTGGCAGCGCACGCACACCAGCATGATGAAGATGGGAACCGGCTTTATTTCGACCTATGTCGAAAACATCGCGAAGATGAACAATATCACGGTCATGGTAGAGACGACGGGCAAATCGCTCGTCAAAGACGGCGACAGAGTTACCGGCGTCGTGTGCGCCGACAGAAACGGCAACGAGTTTACCCTTTCGGCAAAGGACGGCGTCATTCTTGCGACCGGCGGTTTTGCCGCAAACGGCGCGATGGTGCAAAAGTACAATACGTCGGGCAAATGGCAGGATTTGAGCAAAGTCGCGACGACGAACCGCTTTTCGTGCTCACAGGGAGACGGTATCGAAATGGCCGTCGCTGCGGGCGCTTCGCTCACCGATATGGAACAGCTCCAGCTTTTGTACCTCGGCAACTTAAAAGACGGACAGCTGACGAAGTATCCGCCGAGAGATGTCAACGGCACCGACCAGATCATCTTTATCAATAAAGAGGGCAAACGCTTTACGAACGAAGGCGGCAGACGCGACAATATCTGTCTTGCGGTTTTTGCGCAGCCCGATAAAGTGTTCTATATGCTCGAATCCGGCGACGGCGACAAGTATAAAGACATCAAAGATCCCGATTGGAGAAGCGCCGACGGCTTTACCTTCGACTATCTCGAATCGAACGGCTACATCTATGAAGGCGATACGCTCGAAGAGCTCGCCGGAAAACTCGGCATGAACGCTGCGACGCTCCAAGCGACGATCGACACCTTCAATGCGAGCGTCGATTCCGGACGCGACGAATTCGGCAGAACGCTTTATTCGACGAAGCTGACGAAGGGTCCGTGGGTCGCGACTCCGAGACAGGCCTGCGTTCACCACACGATGGGCGGCGTTACGATCGACACGAACTGCCGTGTCATCGGCACGAACGGTAAAGTTATTCCCGGTTTGTATGCGGCGGGTGAAATCACCGGAGGCATACACGGTGCGAACCGCTTGGGCGGAAACGCCGTCGTCGATACGGTCGTATTCGGCAAGCTCGCAGGCGATACGGTCATCGCGGATGCGCGGTAA